Proteins from a genomic interval of Amycolatopsis sp. cg13:
- a CDS encoding type III pantothenate kinase: MLLTVDVGNTNIVLGLYQGAELVGDWRMRTDARMTADELALTVRGLLGPHADAVTGISALSTVPAVLRELRVMLGRYYARVPKIVVEPGVRTGVALLVDNPKEVGADRLVNTLAAHHLHATACVVVDFGTSTNVDAISARGEFLGGAFAPGIEISVDALAARAAALRKVELVPPRSVIGKNTVECLQSGILYGFAGQVDGLVRRIVRELQADSSDPVTVIATGGLAPLVLGESETIKEHVPDLTLLGLRLVYERNVR; this comes from the coding sequence TTGCTGCTCACTGTCGACGTCGGCAACACCAACATCGTGCTCGGCCTCTACCAAGGCGCCGAGCTGGTCGGTGATTGGCGGATGCGCACCGACGCGCGGATGACCGCGGACGAACTCGCGCTCACGGTGCGCGGGCTGCTCGGCCCGCACGCCGACGCGGTCACCGGGATCAGCGCACTGTCCACAGTGCCCGCGGTGCTGCGCGAATTGCGGGTGATGCTCGGCCGCTATTACGCGCGGGTGCCGAAGATCGTGGTCGAGCCCGGCGTGCGCACCGGGGTCGCGCTGCTGGTGGACAATCCGAAGGAAGTCGGCGCGGACCGGCTCGTGAACACCCTTGCCGCGCACCATTTGCACGCCACGGCGTGCGTGGTGGTCGATTTCGGCACGTCTACAAATGTCGACGCGATCTCGGCCCGGGGCGAATTCCTCGGCGGGGCGTTCGCCCCGGGCATCGAGATCTCGGTGGACGCGCTCGCCGCCCGCGCGGCCGCGCTGCGGAAGGTGGAACTCGTCCCGCCGCGTTCGGTGATCGGCAAGAACACCGTGGAATGCCTGCAGTCCGGTATTCTGTACGGCTTCGCGGGCCAGGTCGACGGGCTCGTCCGGCGGATCGTGCGGGAATTGCAGGCCGACAGCTCGGATCCGGTGACGGTGATCGCCACCGGCGGGCTCGCCCCGTTGGTGCTGGGCGAATCCGAGACGATCAAGGAGCACGTGCCGGACCTGACGCTGCTCGGCCTGCGGCTGGTGTACGAACGGAATGTGCGTTAG
- a CDS encoding SDR family oxidoreductase — MTTILVTGGTGTLGKLVVPALGDAKVRVLSRNANGPDRFACDLMTGEGLAPAVDGADVVVHLAGGPKGDDVATANLVRAAERAGVGHLVFISVIAADAVPLGYFRRKHEAENLVAAAEVPSTILRAAQFHGFCLNAVQAVAKLPIVPVPGVNFQPVDARDVAERIARLALGEPAGRVRDLAGPKVYAMGELVDKYLQARGRRRMKMPMRVPGAAGKVYRADGNLNLDADTGVRTFEDYLAEQVG, encoded by the coding sequence ATGACGACGATCTTGGTCACCGGCGGCACCGGAACCCTCGGCAAGCTGGTCGTTCCCGCTCTCGGCGATGCCAAGGTGCGTGTCCTCAGCCGGAACGCGAACGGCCCCGACCGGTTCGCCTGCGACCTGATGACCGGCGAAGGCCTGGCCCCGGCAGTCGACGGCGCTGACGTGGTCGTGCACCTGGCAGGCGGCCCGAAGGGCGACGACGTGGCGACGGCGAATCTTGTCCGGGCCGCCGAGCGCGCCGGAGTCGGCCATCTGGTTTTCATTTCGGTGATCGCCGCGGACGCGGTGCCGCTCGGCTATTTCCGCCGCAAGCACGAAGCCGAAAACCTCGTCGCCGCGGCGGAAGTGCCCTCGACCATCCTGCGCGCGGCCCAGTTCCACGGCTTCTGCCTCAATGCCGTGCAGGCCGTGGCGAAACTGCCGATCGTGCCGGTGCCCGGGGTCAATTTCCAGCCGGTCGACGCCCGCGACGTGGCCGAGCGGATCGCGCGGCTGGCGCTCGGCGAACCGGCCGGTCGGGTACGGGATTTGGCTGGCCCCAAGGTGTACGCCATGGGCGAGCTGGTCGACAAGTACTTGCAGGCTCGCGGACGGCGGCGGATGAAAATGCCCATGCGCGTTCCCGGTGCGGCGGGAAAGGTCTATCGCGCGGACGGCAATCTCAACCTCGACGCGGACACCGGCGTCCGCACTTTCGAGGATTACCTCGCCGAGCAGGTCGGCTAA
- a CDS encoding sigma-70 family RNA polymerase sigma factor, with product MDDRDLLAVRFEEERPRLRGVAYRMLGSLAEADDAVQEAWLRADGADISEVRNLPAWLTTVVARVCLNLLRTRERRREDSLDAFPLDRGDDGADLAEEAQLADSVGLAMLVVLDVLGPAERIAFVLHDMFAVPFEDVAQILDRSPAAVRQLASRARRRVRGGEAGPADASKRRGVVEAYLAAAREGDFAGLLKVLDPDVVLHSDTGAAPVVLRGVRAVSKGALLASEVARSTQVALVDGGPGLVLAPRGRLAVVLKFVFDGDLITGIDVISAPERLRGLEIALG from the coding sequence GTGGATGACCGAGACCTGCTCGCGGTCCGATTCGAGGAAGAGCGTCCACGACTTCGCGGGGTCGCTTACCGCATGCTCGGCTCGCTCGCCGAGGCCGACGACGCGGTGCAGGAAGCCTGGTTGCGCGCGGACGGCGCGGACATTTCCGAAGTGCGGAATCTGCCCGCGTGGCTCACCACTGTGGTGGCGCGGGTGTGCCTGAACCTGTTGCGCACGCGCGAACGCCGCCGCGAGGATTCGCTGGACGCGTTCCCGCTCGACCGCGGAGACGACGGCGCGGATCTCGCCGAAGAAGCCCAGCTGGCCGATTCCGTCGGGCTGGCGATGCTGGTAGTGCTCGACGTCCTGGGCCCGGCCGAGCGGATCGCGTTCGTGCTGCACGACATGTTCGCCGTGCCTTTCGAGGACGTCGCGCAGATCCTCGACCGCAGCCCGGCTGCGGTCCGGCAGCTGGCCAGCCGGGCCCGTCGCCGGGTGCGTGGCGGAGAAGCCGGGCCGGCCGATGCGAGCAAACGGCGCGGGGTTGTCGAGGCTTATTTGGCCGCTGCTCGCGAGGGAGACTTCGCGGGACTGTTGAAAGTGCTGGATCCAGACGTCGTGCTGCACTCGGACACCGGCGCGGCACCGGTGGTGCTGCGCGGTGTCCGAGCCGTCAGCAAGGGCGCGCTGCTCGCTTCGGAAGTCGCGCGCAGTACGCAGGTCGCGTTGGTCGACGGCGGCCCCGGCCTGGTGCTCGCCCCGCGCGGCCGGCTCGCCGTGGTCCTCAAGTTCGTTTTCGACGGCGACCTGATCACCGGGATCGACGTGATTTCCGCGCCGGAGCGGCTGCGCGGGCTGGAGATCGCGCTCGGATGA
- a CDS encoding multidrug efflux SMR transporter, translating into MAWLVLVVSGFLETVWAAALGASKGFSKLWPSVLFGGALLLSMSGLAYSLREIPLGTGYAVWVGIGAVGTAVYGIVAMNDPLTVGRITCLVLIVAGVVGLKLFH; encoded by the coding sequence ATGGCCTGGCTCGTTCTTGTCGTTTCCGGATTTCTCGAAACCGTGTGGGCCGCGGCGCTCGGCGCCTCGAAAGGCTTCAGCAAGCTCTGGCCGAGCGTGCTGTTCGGCGGCGCGCTGCTGCTCAGCATGTCCGGTCTCGCGTATTCCTTGCGCGAAATTCCGCTCGGCACCGGATACGCGGTGTGGGTCGGCATCGGCGCGGTGGGGACCGCGGTATACGGGATCGTCGCGATGAACGATCCGCTCACCGTCGGCCGGATCACCTGTCTCGTGCTGATTGTCGCCGGGGTCGTCGGGCTGAAATTGTTCCACTGA
- a CDS encoding class I SAM-dependent methyltransferase: MSDPGTDAELHARRASSFGDQASAYARHRPDYPRAALEWGMSGANRPVRDVLDLAAGTGKLTEGLVDLGRSVTAVEPDPGMLAELSRRLPDVPALLGKAEDIPLPDESADAVFVGQAMHWFDLAAAFAQIRRVLRPGGAVVALWNHDDESVPWAREFARLIRTDVSRGFAGSEQPLCVDGFGPFERDRFAHAHRRSIDSLLATVATHSHLLIASPDERDRLLAQARAYLETVPEAGTGEFDYPLVTTVLRARRS, translated from the coding sequence GTGAGCGATCCCGGCACTGATGCGGAACTGCACGCCCGGCGGGCTTCTTCGTTCGGGGACCAGGCGAGCGCCTACGCCCGGCACCGGCCGGACTATCCTCGAGCGGCACTCGAATGGGGTATGTCCGGAGCGAACCGGCCGGTCCGCGACGTGCTGGACCTCGCGGCGGGCACCGGAAAACTCACCGAGGGACTCGTCGATCTCGGCCGTTCGGTGACCGCGGTGGAACCCGATCCAGGCATGCTCGCCGAACTGTCCAGGCGGCTTCCGGACGTTCCCGCGCTGCTGGGCAAGGCCGAGGACATCCCGCTGCCGGACGAATCGGCCGACGCGGTGTTCGTCGGCCAGGCCATGCACTGGTTCGATTTAGCGGCGGCGTTCGCGCAGATCCGCCGGGTCCTGCGGCCGGGCGGTGCCGTGGTGGCGCTGTGGAATCACGACGACGAATCCGTGCCGTGGGCGCGCGAATTCGCCCGGCTGATCCGGACCGACGTCAGCCGCGGGTTCGCCGGCTCCGAGCAACCGCTGTGCGTGGACGGCTTCGGCCCGTTCGAACGGGACCGGTTCGCCCACGCGCACCGGCGCTCGATCGACTCGCTGCTGGCGACCGTGGCCACGCATTCGCATCTGCTGATCGCCTCCCCCGACGAGCGCGACCGGCTGCTCGCGCAAGCCAGGGCGTACCTGGAAACTGTTCCGGAGGCCGGAACCGGCGAATTCGATTACCCGCTGGTCACCACGGTTCTGCGGGCTCGGCGGAGCTGA
- the lysS gene encoding lysine--tRNA ligase — protein sequence MTEFPASDALPDDDLPEQMRVRRDKRDRIIAEGADPYPVEVPRTHTLAQIRAEHSGLEADTSTGQSVGVTGRVMFLRNTGKLCFATLREGDGTELQAMLSLAQVGPESLASWKSDVDLGDHVFVHGEVITSKRGELSVLADSWQMAAKSLRPLPVAFKELAEETRIRQRYVDLIMRPKARDVVRTRAGVMRSLRESFHRRGFTEVETPMLQTLHGGAAARPFVTHSNAFDLELFLRIAPELYLKRCVVGGIEKVFEINRNFRNEGSDSSHSPEFAMLEYYEAYATYDTNAVMTRELIQEAAENVLGTQVVTLADGTEYDLSGEWTTLGMYESLSEALGEEVTPDTPAEALHKIAAAREIEVDPKLAHGKLVEELWEHLVGDGLHAPTFVRDFPLETSPLTRQHRSREGVAEKWDLYVRGFELATGYSELVDPVVERQRLTEQARLGAAGDSEAMRLDEDFLRALEYGMPPSGGVGMGIDRLLMALTGLGIRETILFPLVRPE from the coding sequence ATGACCGAATTCCCCGCGTCCGACGCACTGCCCGATGACGACCTGCCCGAACAGATGCGGGTGCGCCGGGACAAGCGCGACCGGATAATCGCGGAGGGCGCCGATCCTTACCCGGTAGAGGTTCCGCGTACGCACACTCTCGCGCAGATCCGTGCCGAACATTCCGGTCTCGAAGCCGACACCAGCACCGGTCAGTCGGTCGGCGTCACCGGTCGCGTCATGTTTCTCCGCAATACGGGCAAACTGTGTTTCGCCACTCTTCGTGAGGGCGACGGCACGGAACTGCAGGCGATGCTGAGTCTCGCGCAGGTCGGGCCCGAGTCTCTCGCCTCGTGGAAGTCCGATGTCGATCTCGGCGACCACGTATTCGTGCACGGCGAGGTGATCACCTCGAAGCGCGGCGAGCTTTCCGTGCTGGCCGACAGCTGGCAGATGGCGGCGAAGTCGCTGCGCCCGCTGCCGGTGGCGTTCAAGGAGCTGGCGGAGGAAACGCGAATCCGCCAGCGTTATGTCGATCTGATTATGCGACCGAAGGCGCGCGACGTGGTGCGCACGCGCGCCGGCGTGATGCGTTCGCTGCGGGAGTCGTTCCACCGCCGGGGATTCACCGAGGTCGAGACGCCGATGCTGCAGACGCTGCACGGCGGCGCCGCGGCCCGGCCGTTCGTCACGCATTCCAATGCCTTCGACCTCGAGCTGTTCCTGCGCATCGCGCCGGAGCTGTACCTCAAGCGCTGTGTGGTCGGCGGGATCGAGAAGGTTTTCGAGATCAACCGGAACTTCCGCAACGAGGGCAGCGACTCCTCGCACTCGCCGGAGTTCGCGATGCTCGAGTACTACGAGGCGTACGCCACTTACGACACGAATGCCGTGATGACCCGCGAACTCATCCAGGAGGCCGCGGAGAACGTGCTCGGCACCCAGGTGGTCACTCTCGCCGACGGAACCGAGTACGACCTTTCCGGCGAATGGACGACACTCGGCATGTACGAGTCGCTCTCGGAAGCGCTCGGCGAGGAAGTGACGCCGGATACTCCCGCCGAAGCACTGCACAAGATCGCCGCGGCGCGCGAGATCGAGGTGGATCCCAAGCTAGCGCACGGCAAACTCGTCGAAGAACTGTGGGAACATCTCGTCGGCGACGGACTGCACGCGCCCACATTTGTCCGGGATTTCCCGCTCGAGACCTCTCCGCTCACGCGGCAGCACCGCAGCCGCGAGGGCGTGGCCGAGAAGTGGGACCTGTACGTGCGCGGTTTCGAACTCGCGACCGGATACTCCGAGCTGGTGGATCCGGTGGTGGAACGGCAGCGGCTCACCGAACAGGCGCGGCTCGGGGCCGCCGGGGATAGCGAGGCGATGCGTCTCGACGAGGATTTCCTCCGCGCGCTCGAGTACGGAATGCCGCCGAGCGGCGGGGTCGGAATGGGGATCGACCGGCTGCTCATGGCTCTGACCGGGCTCGGTATCCGGGAGACGATCCTCTTCCCGCTCGTGCGACCTGAATAG
- a CDS encoding Lsr2 family protein produces MAQKVLVSLVDDLDGSEAEETVEFGLDGVSYQIDLSGENAEELRDALAQYVEHARRAGGRKRAPLRPVAGGKSPARPAAVDREQNQAIRAWARKNGFQVSDRGRIPSEVVEAYHKKN; encoded by the coding sequence ATGGCACAGAAGGTGCTTGTCTCTCTGGTCGACGACCTCGACGGCAGTGAGGCGGAAGAGACCGTTGAGTTCGGTTTGGACGGTGTGAGCTACCAGATCGACCTGTCGGGCGAAAACGCCGAGGAGTTGCGGGACGCGCTGGCGCAGTATGTCGAGCACGCCCGCCGGGCCGGCGGCCGCAAGCGCGCGCCGCTGCGTCCGGTCGCCGGCGGCAAGTCCCCGGCCCGCCCGGCCGCGGTCGACCGCGAGCAGAACCAGGCGATTCGCGCCTGGGCCCGCAAGAACGGTTTCCAGGTTTCCGACCGCGGGCGCATCCCGTCGGAGGTCGTCGAGGCTTACCACAAGAAGAACTGA
- a CDS encoding DUF6597 domain-containing transcriptional factor has translation MRRIPSGILNEATARTKFTITRHPPAPELRDFVEHHWILRWDLTEPHEQHVLPNLSVHVTFFPGACGVYGPAHQLFTHRLSGRVHGIGARIRPGCFRPFLDAPVRTLADRAEDVAAIFGREAAVAEKAVRNAETDAEMITAIDNLLIARRRPILPGARVAAAAVETIAADPEITRVAELAAALGLSVRAVQRLFAEHVGTTPKWAIRIYRLNEAARLLAAPAAPDYADLATRLGYSDQPHFIRDFRAVTGAPPAEYARSARRLISCTPDGAKPGN, from the coding sequence ATGCGGCGGATCCCGAGCGGCATCCTGAACGAGGCGACGGCTCGCACCAAGTTCACCATCACCCGGCATCCGCCCGCCCCGGAACTGCGCGATTTCGTGGAACACCACTGGATACTGCGCTGGGACCTGACCGAACCGCATGAACAGCACGTGCTTCCGAATCTGTCGGTGCACGTGACGTTCTTCCCCGGCGCGTGCGGCGTTTACGGTCCGGCGCACCAGCTTTTCACGCATCGGCTCAGCGGACGCGTGCACGGGATCGGGGCCAGGATCCGGCCCGGATGTTTCCGCCCGTTCCTCGACGCCCCGGTGCGCACCCTCGCCGATCGCGCCGAGGACGTCGCCGCGATCTTCGGGCGCGAAGCCGCGGTCGCTGAAAAAGCCGTCCGGAATGCGGAAACGGACGCGGAAATGATCACTGCAATCGACAACTTGCTGATCGCACGCCGTCGTCCCATTCTCCCGGGCGCCCGGGTGGCCGCCGCGGCGGTGGAAACAATCGCCGCGGATCCCGAGATCACCAGGGTCGCGGAACTGGCGGCGGCACTCGGGCTGTCGGTCCGGGCCGTGCAGCGGTTGTTCGCCGAACACGTCGGAACAACGCCGAAGTGGGCGATCCGGATTTACCGCCTGAACGAAGCCGCCCGGTTACTGGCCGCACCGGCCGCTCCGGATTACGCGGATCTGGCGACTCGGCTGGGCTATAGCGACCAACCTCACTTCATCCGCGATTTCCGCGCGGTGACCGGAGCCCCTCCCGCGGAGTACGCCCGTTCCGCCCGCCGGCTGATCTCGTGCACGCCGGACGGCGCAAAGCCGGGAAACTAA
- a CDS encoding TIGR03086 family metal-binding protein: MSNHSGLLAPAAAELRRVAAAAPSLTAPTACADYDVRGLLNHLFYWGPWLAAAIRHEPYEPPAPSEAEASLVGDDWPKALEALTDDVVAALTPPEAWTGTIAFGGSELPAAVVGDMVLGEFVVHAWDLTRASGVELNCPDEAAEVILAFAAGMGEEARKGGVFGPEVAVPETAPVLHRALGATGRDPYA; this comes from the coding sequence ATGTCGAATCACTCCGGACTGCTCGCCCCGGCCGCCGCCGAACTGCGGCGCGTCGCGGCCGCCGCCCCGTCGCTGACCGCGCCCACCGCATGTGCGGACTACGACGTTCGCGGCCTTCTCAACCACCTTTTCTACTGGGGCCCGTGGCTCGCTGCCGCTATCCGGCACGAGCCTTACGAACCGCCCGCGCCGAGCGAAGCCGAAGCGTCGCTCGTCGGCGACGATTGGCCGAAGGCGCTCGAAGCGTTGACCGACGACGTGGTCGCGGCGCTCACTCCGCCGGAGGCGTGGACCGGCACCATCGCCTTCGGCGGATCCGAACTGCCCGCCGCGGTCGTCGGGGACATGGTGCTCGGCGAATTCGTCGTGCACGCCTGGGATCTCACGCGGGCGAGCGGCGTGGAGCTGAACTGTCCGGACGAAGCCGCTGAAGTGATTCTCGCGTTCGCGGCCGGAATGGGCGAGGAGGCCCGCAAGGGCGGCGTTTTCGGACCCGAAGTCGCGGTGCCGGAAACCGCGCCGGTGCTGCACCGGGCGCTGGGCGCGACGGGCCGGGACCCGTACGCCTGA
- a CDS encoding (2Fe-2S)-binding protein gives MNPQRSRDDAREIGDGLASSLLRASARHDLRRDVPEGWFRCADLLEQPALFAEWRSRLTDWLLDQHGTAPARTAASYVMSWYLYVPAYVGALLLHHERRVPSLKPEQLAFGLGPDRPHPEGMAILSDTFYCLPTDPGSVRPEATVVRDERALAAVLRAQFVGHAARFVRAYAPGTRLGRRMLWAAATDALDGALWRVGKQGGTAEAEGAGVADAALVLDAQYRPLTSASTLRMGINEDGRRAWERRRESCCFSYLLPGEAECESCPRICPR, from the coding sequence GTGAACCCGCAGCGCTCGCGCGACGACGCCCGCGAGATCGGCGACGGGCTCGCGTCCTCCCTGCTGCGCGCCAGCGCCCGGCACGACCTGCGCCGCGACGTCCCCGAGGGCTGGTTTCGCTGCGCTGACCTCCTGGAACAGCCCGCGCTGTTCGCCGAATGGCGCTCCCGGCTGACCGACTGGCTCCTCGACCAGCACGGCACCGCACCAGCGCGGACAGCAGCCAGCTACGTGATGTCTTGGTACCTGTACGTCCCCGCGTACGTGGGCGCGCTGCTGCTGCACCACGAGCGTCGCGTGCCGTCGCTGAAGCCGGAGCAGCTCGCGTTCGGCCTCGGCCCCGACCGGCCGCATCCGGAGGGCATGGCCATCCTCAGCGACACCTTCTACTGCCTGCCGACAGACCCGGGCAGCGTCCGCCCTGAGGCCACTGTCGTGCGCGACGAACGCGCGTTGGCCGCGGTGCTGCGCGCGCAGTTCGTCGGCCACGCTGCCCGCTTCGTCCGCGCCTACGCCCCCGGCACCCGGCTCGGCCGCCGCATGCTCTGGGCGGCCGCCACAGACGCCCTGGACGGCGCGCTGTGGCGGGTTGGCAAACAAGGCGGGACAGCCGAGGCCGAAGGCGCTGGCGTCGCGGACGCGGCATTGGTGCTCGACGCGCAGTACCGCCCGCTGACCTCGGCGTCCACCTTGCGCATGGGGATCAACGAGGACGGTCGCCGGGCTTGGGAACGCCGGCGGGAGAGCTGCTGCTTCTCCTATCTCCTGCCCGGAGAAGCGGAGTGCGAAAGCTGTCCGCGAATCTGCCCTCGTTGA
- a CDS encoding ATP-dependent Clp protease ATP-binding subunit, translating to MFERFTDRARRVVVLAQEEARMLNHNYIGTEHILLGLIHEGEGVAAKALESLGIALEGVRQQVEEIIGQGQQAPSGHIPFTPRAKKVLELSLREALQLGHNYIGTEHILLGLIREGEGVAAQVLVKLGADLNRVRQQVLQLLSGYQTGEKSTESGSGRGEGTPSSSLVLDQFGRNMTVLAREGKLDPVIGRGKEIERVMQVLSRRTKNNPVLIGEPGVGKTAVVEGLAQSIVKGEVPETLKDKQLYTLDLGSLVAGSRYRGDFEERLKKVLKEIKTRGDIILFIDELHTLVGAGAAEGAIDAASILKPMLARGELQTIGATTLEEYRKYIEKDAALERRFQPIQVGEPSLEHTIEILKGLRDRYEAHHRVSITDSALVAAATLADRYINDRFLPDKAIDLIDEAGARMRIRRMTAPPDLREFDEKIADVRRDKESAIDAQDFERAARLRDEEKQLLGQKGEREKQWKDGDLDVVAEVDDEQIAEVLANWTGIPVFKLTEEETTRLLRMEDELHKRIIGQEDAVKAVSQAIRRTRAGLKDPKRPSGSFIFAGPSGVGKTELSKALASFLFGEDDALIQIDMGEFHDRYTASRLFGAPPGYVGYEEGGQLTEKVRRKPFSVVLFDEIEKAHQEIYNTLLQVLEDGRLTDGQGRTVDFKNTVLIFTSNLGTSDISKSVSLGFSSGADSTNRYEKMKQKVNEEMKKHFRPEFLNRIDDIIVFHQLNQEQIIQMVDLMIGRVETQLKAKDMEIELTEKAKALLAKRGFDPVLGARPLRRTIQREIEDQLSEKILFGEVEAGQIIVVDVEGWSGNPEDRDDEAHFTFRGEKRPSSVPDAPPVSIGAAENGESENE from the coding sequence ATGTTTGAGAGGTTCACCGACCGCGCGAGGCGGGTGGTCGTCCTGGCCCAAGAAGAGGCCCGGATGCTCAACCACAACTACATCGGCACCGAGCACATCCTCCTGGGTCTGATCCACGAGGGTGAGGGTGTCGCCGCCAAGGCGCTGGAGTCGCTGGGCATCGCCCTCGAGGGCGTGCGCCAGCAGGTCGAGGAGATCATCGGCCAGGGCCAGCAGGCGCCGAGCGGGCACATCCCGTTCACGCCGCGGGCGAAGAAGGTGCTGGAGCTGTCGCTGCGCGAGGCGCTGCAGCTCGGCCACAACTACATCGGCACGGAGCACATCCTGCTCGGCCTGATCCGCGAGGGCGAGGGCGTCGCCGCCCAGGTGCTCGTGAAGCTGGGCGCGGACCTCAACCGGGTCCGCCAGCAGGTGCTGCAGCTCCTGTCGGGCTACCAGACCGGCGAGAAGTCCACCGAGAGCGGCTCCGGCCGCGGCGAGGGCACGCCGTCCTCCTCGCTGGTGCTCGACCAGTTCGGCCGCAACATGACCGTGCTCGCCCGCGAGGGCAAGCTCGACCCGGTCATCGGGCGCGGCAAGGAGATCGAGCGGGTCATGCAGGTGCTGTCCCGCCGGACCAAGAACAACCCGGTGCTCATCGGCGAGCCGGGCGTCGGCAAGACCGCCGTCGTCGAGGGCCTTGCCCAGAGCATCGTCAAGGGCGAGGTGCCCGAGACGCTCAAGGACAAGCAGCTCTACACCCTCGACCTGGGCTCGCTGGTCGCGGGCTCGCGCTACCGCGGTGACTTCGAAGAGCGCCTGAAGAAGGTGCTCAAGGAGATCAAGACCCGCGGCGACATCATCCTGTTCATCGACGAGCTGCACACGCTCGTCGGCGCGGGCGCGGCCGAGGGCGCGATCGACGCGGCGTCGATCCTGAAGCCGATGCTGGCCCGCGGCGAGCTGCAGACGATCGGCGCGACCACGCTCGAGGAGTACCGCAAGTACATCGAGAAGGACGCCGCGCTGGAGCGCCGCTTCCAGCCGATCCAGGTGGGCGAGCCGTCGCTCGAGCACACGATCGAGATCCTCAAGGGCCTGCGCGACCGGTACGAGGCGCACCACCGCGTCTCGATCACCGACTCGGCGCTGGTCGCGGCCGCCACGCTGGCCGACCGCTACATCAACGACCGGTTCCTGCCGGACAAGGCGATCGACCTGATCGACGAGGCCGGTGCCCGGATGCGCATCCGCCGGATGACCGCTCCGCCGGACCTGCGCGAGTTCGACGAGAAGATCGCCGACGTCCGCCGGGACAAGGAGTCCGCGATCGACGCGCAGGACTTCGAGCGGGCCGCGCGCCTTCGCGACGAGGAGAAGCAGCTCCTCGGCCAGAAGGGCGAGCGCGAGAAGCAGTGGAAGGACGGCGACCTCGACGTCGTCGCCGAGGTGGACGACGAGCAGATCGCGGAGGTGCTGGCCAACTGGACCGGCATCCCGGTGTTCAAGCTCACCGAGGAGGAGACCACCCGGCTGCTGCGCATGGAGGACGAGCTCCACAAGCGCATCATCGGCCAGGAGGACGCGGTCAAGGCCGTCTCCCAGGCGATCCGCCGTACGCGTGCGGGTCTGAAGGATCCGAAGCGCCCGTCCGGTTCGTTCATCTTCGCCGGCCCGTCCGGTGTCGGTAAGACCGAGCTGTCGAAGGCGCTGGCGTCCTTCCTGTTCGGCGAGGACGACGCGCTCATCCAGATCGACATGGGCGAGTTCCACGACCGCTACACCGCTTCGCGGCTCTTCGGTGCCCCTCCGGGCTACGTCGGCTACGAAGAGGGCGGGCAGCTGACCGAGAAGGTGCGGCGCAAGCCGTTCTCGGTGGTGCTTTTCGACGAGATCGAAAAGGCGCACCAGGAGATCTACAACACCCTCCTGCAGGTGCTCGAAGACGGCCGCCTCACCGACGGCCAGGGCCGTACGGTCGACTTCAAGAACACCGTGCTGATCTTCACCTCGAACCTGGGCACCTCGGACATCTCGAAGTCCGTGAGCCTCGGCTTCTCCTCCGGAGCGGATTCGACGAACCGCTACGAGAAGATGAAGCAGAAGGTCAACGAGGAAATGAAGAAGCATTTCCGCCCGGAGTTCCTGAACCGGATCGACGACATCATCGTCTTCCACCAGCTCAACCAGGAACAGATCATCCAGATGGTGGACCTGATGATCGGCCGGGTCGAGACGCAGCTCAAGGCCAAGGACATGGAGATCGAGCTCACCGAAAAGGCGAAGGCGCTGCTGGCCAAGCGCGGCTTCGACCCGGTGCTCGGCGCCCGGCCGCTGCGTCGCACGATCCAGCGCGAGATCGAGGACCAGCTGTCGGAGAAGATCCTCTTCGGCGAGGTCGAAGCGGGTCAGATCATCGTGGTCGACGTCGAAGGCTGGAGCGGCAACCCCGAGGACCGCGACGACGAGGCGCACTTCACCTTCCGCGGTGAGAAGCGTCCGTCCTCGGTCCCCGACGCCCCGCCGGTGAGCATCGGCGCCGCGGAAAACGGCGAGTCCGAGAACGAGTGA
- a CDS encoding PIN domain-containing protein gives MPTRVLPDANVLHARTLRDWLLLLKDTGNASMFHVFYTEDILAETIQSIRRRNPGLTGTEITKIRDAIAETMDGRIDDYPSGQDAVVLTDPFDRHIHAAAIAGSIDCVVSLDHGFTDLPTAVRDTLDYEIYTPDEFFLLIDDSSPRLVRATLRRQIRYFSGIGRTHLDFAGALVKSDCPAFAERIAERCREIAFDQ, from the coding sequence ATGCCAACTCGCGTGCTTCCCGATGCCAACGTCCTGCACGCCAGAACACTCCGGGACTGGCTGCTTCTGCTGAAGGACACGGGAAACGCAAGCATGTTCCACGTTTTCTACACGGAAGACATTCTTGCCGAGACCATCCAGAGCATCCGACGCCGCAATCCCGGCCTCACCGGAACCGAAATCACCAAAATCCGCGACGCGATCGCCGAGACGATGGACGGCCGCATCGACGATTACCCATCCGGACAGGACGCCGTCGTGCTGACTGACCCGTTCGACCGGCACATCCACGCGGCCGCGATCGCCGGATCGATAGATTGTGTCGTCAGCCTTGACCACGGGTTCACCGACCTGCCGACGGCAGTACGGGACACGCTCGATTACGAGATCTACACCCCGGACGAGTTCTTCCTGCTCATCGACGATTCGTCGCCGCGGCTCGTCCGCGCCACACTGCGCAGGCAGATCCGGTACTTCTCCGGGATTGGTCGCACACACCTGGACTTCGCTGGTGCACTGGTGAAATCCGACTGTCCCGCCTTCGCTGAGCGAATCGCCGAACGCTGCCGCGAGATCGCCTTCGACCAGTAA